From a region of the Nitrospira sp. genome:
- a CDS encoding Fe-S oxidoreductase → MKGLSLIAPVDPKQLEKETLRIYEVCDGCRRCFNLCPSFNTLLDRIDVYEGDVAKLTPADHHQVVDECYYCKLCFNHCPYTPPHHYQIDFPHLMVAWKKRLAAERGVRWRDRLLIMTDTIGRLGSVTASITNALLGNRLVRRILEQVVGIHQDRRLLHFSRETFPRWFDRRTKTAAADPPTRKVALFSSCLVNYQATDVGKATVQVLEKNGIHVVVPEQRCCGMPSFDIGDTQAIQEAARSNVASLYPWVLKGYDVVVPTASCSLMLKREYPELHRDEQTKQVAERTFDVCEYLMAMKKAGHLATDFTKKPGRVAYQIPCHLRDQNIGFKSKELMECAGAQVELIEQCSGHDGAWSVKTEFFPLSMKIAGKAVRAIEQTPANLVASDCPLAGLQLEQAGASANAGEKTVLHPIQIVRDAYGLSSQQ, encoded by the coding sequence ATGAAAGGTCTCAGTCTCATCGCACCGGTCGATCCCAAGCAATTGGAGAAGGAAACGCTACGAATCTACGAGGTCTGTGACGGGTGCCGGCGCTGCTTCAATCTCTGTCCATCCTTCAACACCTTGCTGGATCGAATTGACGTGTACGAAGGTGATGTGGCCAAGCTGACTCCAGCCGATCATCATCAAGTTGTCGACGAGTGCTATTACTGCAAACTCTGTTTCAACCATTGCCCCTATACTCCGCCACATCACTACCAAATCGATTTCCCGCACCTGATGGTCGCGTGGAAGAAGCGTCTCGCCGCAGAACGCGGTGTCCGGTGGCGGGACCGCCTGTTGATCATGACGGATACTATTGGACGACTGGGCAGCGTGACGGCTTCCATCACGAATGCGTTGTTGGGCAACCGACTGGTGCGCCGTATTCTTGAACAGGTGGTAGGAATTCATCAAGACCGCCGTCTGTTGCACTTCTCTCGCGAAACGTTTCCCCGCTGGTTCGACCGTCGAACGAAGACGGCAGCGGCTGATCCCCCCACCCGCAAGGTCGCGTTGTTTTCCAGTTGCCTCGTGAATTATCAGGCGACCGATGTCGGCAAGGCGACGGTGCAGGTGCTGGAAAAGAACGGCATCCACGTCGTGGTGCCGGAGCAACGCTGTTGCGGGATGCCGAGTTTTGATATCGGTGATACCCAGGCCATTCAAGAAGCTGCTCGAAGCAATGTCGCGTCATTGTACCCATGGGTCCTCAAGGGGTACGATGTAGTCGTCCCGACCGCCAGTTGCAGTTTGATGCTGAAGCGAGAATATCCGGAGCTTCATCGCGATGAGCAGACCAAACAGGTGGCCGAGCGAACCTTCGACGTCTGCGAGTATTTGATGGCGATGAAAAAAGCCGGCCATTTGGCGACCGATTTCACCAAGAAGCCGGGACGCGTCGCGTATCAGATCCCCTGTCACCTCAGGGATCAAAATATCGGGTTTAAGTCCAAGGAACTGATGGAATGTGCGGGCGCTCAAGTCGAGCTGATCGAACAGTGTTCGGGACACGACGGGGCCTGGTCCGTCAAAACGGAGTTTTTCCCCTTGTCGATGAAGATCGCCGGCAAGGCCGTGCGGGCGATCGAGCAAACACCGGCCAACCTCGTCGCGTCGGACTGCCCATTGGCGGGGTTACAGTTGGAACAGGCCGGCGCGTCGGCCAATGCGGGGGAAAAAACCGTCCTGCATCCGATTCAGATCGTCCGTGACGCGTATGGGCTATCCTCACAACAGTGA
- a CDS encoding DUF3501 family protein, which translates to MKTITFGDVIPHEEYERQREAFRANIIELKRRRRLSIGPLITVVFENRETLQFQIQEMIRTERIVDPLKVQDELDVYNALLPHPNELSATLLIEITDEATIKEKLDQFMGLDHGEKVAITAGGEEAFGEFEGGRSHETKISAVHFVRFHPTASMRAAFADLTRPVTIRVNHGGYHQEVPVPGSMREEWLADLRA; encoded by the coding sequence GTGAAAACGATCACATTCGGCGATGTCATCCCGCACGAAGAGTATGAACGGCAGCGAGAAGCTTTTCGCGCGAACATCATCGAATTGAAGCGGCGGCGCCGACTCTCGATCGGCCCGTTGATCACCGTCGTCTTCGAGAATCGTGAGACGCTGCAATTTCAGATTCAAGAAATGATCCGAACCGAGCGCATTGTCGACCCACTCAAAGTGCAAGATGAGCTGGATGTATACAACGCCTTGCTGCCGCATCCGAACGAACTGAGCGCGACCCTCTTGATCGAAATCACCGACGAAGCCACGATAAAAGAAAAGCTCGATCAATTCATGGGACTGGATCACGGAGAGAAAGTGGCGATCACTGCCGGCGGGGAAGAAGCCTTCGGAGAATTCGAAGGTGGCCGAAGCCATGAGACGAAAATCAGCGCGGTTCATTTCGTCAGGTTTCACCCGACTGCCTCGATGAGAGCGGCCTTTGCGGATCTCACTCGGCCGGTGACGATTCGAGTGAACCATGGCGGGTACCATCAGGAGGTTCCCGTACCGGGCAGCATGAGGGAAGAGTGGCTCGCCGATTTACGCGCCTAA
- a CDS encoding 6-carboxytetrahydropterin synthase has translation MPSVLLNKRIEFAAAHRYLRTEWDEAKNRAAFGRCYNAPAHGHNYLLEVTVSGEIDPKTGMVVNLFDLKRVLLAVIEEFDHKNLNFDMPYFTDRIPTSENFAHVLWSKLASQRDIGMLHTLRLCEDEDLYAEVTAADGPEVAAVAKRYSFNAIQESHQGRDWDFYVTVHGTIDPVTGMVTDIGALDRLVQDTVIKSFDREDLRRVLGSETVRGETLAKAIWDRLAGRVSGGTLRNVRLVQTRDLSFDYAGG, from the coding sequence ATGCCGTCTGTTCTGTTGAACAAGCGCATCGAATTCGCCGCCGCGCACCGCTATCTCCGGACCGAATGGGATGAGGCGAAGAATCGTGCGGCGTTCGGGCGCTGCTACAATGCTCCTGCCCACGGACATAACTACCTGTTGGAAGTCACCGTCTCCGGCGAGATCGATCCGAAGACCGGCATGGTCGTCAATCTGTTCGATCTCAAGCGTGTGCTCCTTGCCGTAATCGAAGAATTTGATCACAAGAACCTGAATTTCGACATGCCGTACTTCACAGACCGCATCCCGACCTCAGAGAATTTCGCGCATGTGCTCTGGTCGAAATTGGCCTCCCAACGGGATATCGGCATGCTGCATACCCTTCGGCTCTGCGAGGATGAAGATCTGTATGCCGAGGTCACTGCGGCCGACGGCCCGGAGGTTGCCGCTGTCGCCAAGCGGTATTCGTTCAATGCGATCCAGGAGAGCCATCAAGGACGGGACTGGGACTTCTACGTGACGGTTCACGGGACGATCGATCCGGTGACGGGCATGGTGACCGACATCGGCGCGTTGGACCGGCTGGTGCAAGACACCGTCATCAAGTCATTCGATCGGGAGGATCTCCGCCGGGTGCTTGGATCTGAAACCGTGAGAGGAGAAACTCTCGCCAAGGCGATCTGGGACCGTCTCGCCGGGCGTGTCTCAGGTGGAACACTCCGCAACGTCCGACTCGTCCAAACCCGCGACCTCTCGTTCGACTACGCGGGTGGCTAA